ATATTTCTCATTCACCCTCCAACTTTCTGAATGGGTCCCAAAGAGTTCCATTCCTGGCCCTCTCCTCTTTCCTCTACACCTAGTCCTTGGGTGATCTAATTTGAAAGAACAAGTTCAAGTATCATCTCTATGCTGACAACTCTCAGACCTACTTCTTTTCTCCCAACCcatctccttctgtccaaacaaaactcttagggcttgtctacacttgcggcgcagctacaccactgtagtgcttagtgaagacactGTGTACTctaatgggagagcttctcctgtcagaataggtactccacctcccatAGAGGCAGTGGCTATATTGACTGGAGAAGCCCTTCTGTCAACGTAGTGCTGTCTACAACAGggcttaggtcagtataactacattactACATTGGGTGTAGTCTTAATTCTACCATCTCCACATACCTAGTCTGTGTCTAAAGCCTGCCACTTCATCCTACATAACATCTGTAAGATCAAGCCTTTCCTCACTACACACACAGCTAGTTCTCATCCAAGCCCTCATCTGTGCCTCGACTACTACAGCCTCTTCCTTTCCAACCTTGACAAATCCCATTTTACACCACTTATCTCCATTCAAAAAAATCTTTCCTATTACTTCAACCACATCAACTTTCTCTTTGCATTCCTCCACTTGCTTGTCCTTCACTGCAAATACAAGCTacatgtcttcactttcaaggctctTTATGACTTATTTCTGCCCTATCATTTCTAATGTGGTAGCAAAATGTCAATTCCTGCCTTCATTCCACAAATAGTACCAGCCTTGAttgcccattttttaaatttaacaagcccCTTTTGACCACCACTATGGATGAGAAGAACTCCCCCTAAATAGCTGCAAAGTAACCCCCATGTACTCTTTCAGATTTCTCCTTGAAACTCCTCTGTGTTGAAATGCCTACataaaacttgacaatggttaggcagcTGTTTTGCTGTGACCATTGTTTTTCCACAGTAATCGATATACTTCCATTGTGTCCTTGTGCTCCCCTTATCTGTTTTATCCACcttacacttagattgtaagatctcaGAGCTGAGCCTTTGttatgtttgtacagagcctactacaatggagctctgatctctgggcactacagtaatacgAACAAATAAATAAGGACAAAGTATTAATCAGACACCTGGGTAAAGAGCTGCAAAATCAGTGGGTATGAAAGTTCACACTTAGACCCATGTAAATCAAAATAATGATTGATACACAAATTGTTGTTAAACAGTGatctttgtctttttcttttaacAATCCATGACCATAAATATTTGTGTTCACATAAGGAGGATGCAAAGAGTACCTCTTATGACCAAAACATTCCCTGTGAGTACTGGAACACTTTCAGGGATCTATTGCTTCTGTGTGTATGTGCAGGGCAACAggctcaaaaaaaaaagttagaggtATGGCTATAGTTTGAGGGAGGACATGGGGGGGAAAATTCAGAGTACTAGTACGTATTTCACATGAATACAGAAGCAAAACTCCTTCTATCAAAAAATACACACATTTAATGTTGGTCTTCTTTAATTCTAAGAAATGCAACTCCAAAAATACAAACTGAACATCAGAGTCATGTCAACCACCAtaataaaatgaaacaaagaCATTCACAATAGTTAAGACTACGGACAATGTAAGTGTGACAATTGttatttccctctcccttcccccatgtaTATTCCAATATTTATCTTCAAAAAGAAGCATTACTGAGAATACTGCTGGTGTTCAGTTAGAATTAAAGGATTTGGATAAAGTGAAATAAGACAGATACAGATGTGACAGTAATGTTACAAAGACTTTACATTTTGGATTACCCCAAGATataaaaattcaaaaattaaCAAACTTGCTTTTATCAAAATATTACAGCTACAGGCAAGGCATCTTTAAATTAATAGCTGAGGGTAtgtgagagaaaaaaaacacattttagtgAAGGTAAACAGAAGTGGCAGTTCTTAATAAGCACTTTTGTAAAGCTCATTTATTATTACCTGGCCAACAATGAACCAAGCACAGGGCAACAAAGTTTTCTCTGCTTCCTTTGGCAATAAGGTGACAGAAAAATCATCTTTTGAAGATGCTCAAGACAggcagtaaattaaaaaaaaagtcaaataatAAGTAATGGAATAAATAAGTACTGAACCAGAGACTACATTTAAACCACTATGTAATTAACAAATATTACATAACATTATTTCAGTGGCAAACTCCAAGTGTGTAAGAAAGACAGTAAAGTGAATAACCACCAAAATAACAATATTCTTCTGTTTACTCTTTGGCTAAAAACCCTCAAAATAGCAgacaaagaaaaatacatttaacaCTGGTGATAAACTGTCTCTTTACAAGCAAAATAAAGTTATCAATTTAAAACTTGGtacattttataaaaacaaaaagaggTAAAGTTGTTATAAAAGCAGTACTGTTACTTCAATGGCAACATACTGTTTGTTGACCCTGTGCAATAAAATACTTTGTTCATTCTACATTTATCAAACATGACTAACAATTACTACAGACATTATAGGAATCTTGTGTGTGGCTCCTGTTGACTTACTTTTATAACTGGGAGACAAAATTTACAATCAATGTGCCACAAAAACTTTAAAGTGTTACTACTAATAGAGTTCAtgttcaacattttaaaatcctgcttTATGTTCTGAATGGCTGATTTACAAGGAAAATAATTGACTGTATTAGCAACAGCATATGAACATCAATGACTGCACCCATTGCCAGGAGACACTGCACTGGTTTGACACTTTTCCTTAGTACATAGGAAGCAACAGCATCCAATAAAGCCTGAGAAGAAATGCTGCTGTGTAAATACTGCAACTATTCCTGATAAAAGAATTATGGGACATATACTCAGAAGCTGCCCAATCCCATAATTTGTATTGCATAGGTCACAatcacacatatatacacacacgcgtGTATACATAGTgtgtatttatacacacacacggaAAGAATATATTAAAAAGACAATGAAGTCTAGTCAAAGAGCAATTTACAGGctcaatatatttttttacacTTTGCTTGAAAGAAAATTTCAATATTTTACAGTAGGCATTATATACACTGCACTTTATGAAATCTAGAGTGTACTGAAATAGAAATACATTTCCGCAAACATCTGGGTAAGAAAACAGACAAGATTTCTCCAAAGATTTGTGCTAGCTAGGTATTTTCCCTAATCACAAAAAACTGTATCCATGGAATTATCTAGAAAGTTTTTTAAACACCATGCACATTATAAGCAATTGTAACTCAAAATATCCCAACCTAAAACAATCTAACAATGGTCACATTAAAAAAATTTAAGTATCAGATCTGATTTTAAGAAAAATCTTTATCACAATATTTGTAATGTTAACAAGTACATGTTAAGGCTAaattggttcttttttttttagaaacacAGTAAAGACACGTCTCCTTCAGAGCCATGGGTTATAAACTTTACCTACAGATGACAGTGCAGTGAACATAATGTTCAGTCCTACAGTCAGGATGCAGTTGCTCCTTCCCACTCCACAAGATACTGCACCTTTCCATCAAGGGTTACCCGACGAGCCAAAACACGGTATTTTTCACCACAAGCTATTCTACCTGCTGCACCAAAATAACTAGTAATTGAGTTCTTTAGATGATTCAGCTGCAATTCCTGATCTGCTAAATTGTTAAGAATCTCTGTATTGAGTTCATCATATTGATAATCTTCTTTGCTGTCATCATCTTTTACAATTTCTGAATTCTGAGGCTGGAGTGCTTTTCGTGGAAAGCGACCTCTTCTCCTCAAATGTGGTATTGCAGCAGGCCAAGTTCTTCCTGTACGAGTCCTTTTTCTGGAGTCTGATAAgctactttaaaaagaaaaaagacaccAACATTAAGTCCTAGAAATACTATTTAAAAAGTTTGCCTCCTGTGTACAGTTTTATTCTGCTTTACTATTTTAGTAATATCTGTACAACTCATTAGTTATGATTTGTTGATATCAATATAGAGCAATAGGTGCTTTACATAAGAAGATAAATGGCTGCTTCAGGAAGTTTAccatgtaagggcttgtctatatgagaAAGTTGCACTAGTTtaattaaattggtttaaaaaccaACTTCAATTAAAACAGGTGCAAGCCCATGTATGGGCAccttattttggtttaagagtagggtgaccagatgtcccaattttatagggacagtcctgatttttgggtctttttcttatataggctcctattaccccccaccccatcccgatttttcacatgtgctgtctggtcaccctatttaagGGTGACTTTTCTTAAATCTGTTACTAATTGCCCCTCTTTAATGGTATTTGCATCAGTTTCACTTAATCTGTTTAAATTCACACTGTAAACTAAACCAGGTGCTACTCTCTCatttagacaagccctcagttacaGAAAATATCATCGCATTTCCTAAATCGAGTGCACctcagttcttttttttaaaaaaaatgtgcatgTTATCCTCTATATCAATAGTTAATAGAGTCTTAAATTTCTGACTCCTCGTGGACATTTTACACATGGGGGTAAAAAGGTTTATGTGCAAAATTCACAGATTAGAGGTACTGATGACTAAAAAGAAGAACAAGATGTAGCATTGTTTAAGTGTCATATTATAGGGGTGAGGGATCTAAGTCTTTGAAAAAAGCATATTTACACCTACATTTTTGCACACTGGAATGGTTGGTGCGCCAAGTTGGTGGACTtggtaagttaaaaaaaaataatgctatGACCCTAAACTGGTGCACACAAAAGAGACTGTTTAAATGAAGTGACTTGTttgtaaaaaaaagtttcattcagTGTGTTTtgaacattaaaaataaactgCAGAAGTGTAAAAACCTGGTCATGCCACACAGATGAAGACACTTGCCAGCTTTAGACTGGAAAAAAAGACTAGTCATGTCAAATGTATTTGAAATTACAAAATTGGGACAAAGCTTGCAAGACATGAATCAAGACCCTTATAAACTCTGTTTCTCAATTTGACAGAGATTCTTTAGGAATGTTAAATATGAGGCAGAAAACTGCCCAACAGATATTTGTGGAACATCCAGAAGACCAGGTTTTTCTTAAATAACTGATTAACTTATCAAATCTGTGTGTCAAGATGATTCAATCCCAGTGGAAAATATACTGAACTTGATAATTTTAGATAAGTTGGGTACTTAATTTTCTTTAACATTAATAGAAATTATTAAAACAAAGGCTGTTAAAGTGAAATGAATTTGAGGTGCAAGTTAGTCCTACCAAACTGAGTTTTGTATCAATTAACATTTATTAGAAGTCTAATTTGAAGAAATGGCCATACAGTTGTTCCTCTTGTTGTAAACAGTTCAAGTGCAGACTGTATCTCAACATTAAACAGTAGTTAGTAATCACAGAGAAACTGGGCTAATTTCTCCTTAAAAtagcttttgtttaaagagaGAAAATTCAATGTTTCAGCAAGTGCAAGCTCTGTAGGATGCCTGCAACATTAGTGCTGCTTTGTCAATTAATGATAAAAGTATCATCGCaccattttctttttcctccttcaGAAAATTAACCTAGAGAAAAAGATTGAGAGGTTTCTGCATGTTTCCTTTTAATGGATAATTCACTATTTACCTATAATGCCTGGAAATGCTAGATGAGGTAGTTTCTTTTGTACTGGCAGCACCTGTGGATTCCACATCTGAGGTATTGGATGAATGAGCAGTTCCATCAGATCTCCTGAGACATAAGAACACATTTGTCATGTAATGAAAGTAATCGAACATTAACCAATTAATCTGACATTTGACAAGCAAAAATGAGATGCTATTAGGATGGTTTAGTTTTTTCATTTACCCAACAGAGCAGGGTAAATCCAAGGCCGGGTTCTCTGGCACTGGGACTGGTTCCTTATCCTGAGAagtaaggggaaaaaattcagatAGTTTCAATGGAAATGATCAATTTTTCAAAAAACACAACTTAAAAGTTAATGGTCATATCCTAAGAAATTATATTCTGAAGTATAGAAAGATTTGAATTATTTGAACTCATACCAAAGACGGCGGCTCTGAAATTTTTTGAAtcatttttcttgtatatggGCCAGGTGGACGACCTACTGATTTTTTCTTCCCCTGTTTTTCAATGCCATTACTTATTTCCCTAGAAGAAAGatgacattttgtttttaaaatattggagtgacttgtccaaggaaaAGATTTAATCAgtgtaaaataaaaaagtttagaCATTTACTCCAAGTCAGTTATGCTAAATGAGGTTATCCTTGTAAATTAAAATTTGCCAAATTGACAAAAAGTTGGAGATCTTTGCCTGCAGTGTAATATGGCAACATCAAGATAACAGACAAAACCTAAAACCTTTCCAGGGACATATGCTACAACTCAATGGTTTAGGAAGAGCGCATATTTGAATGTTTGAACATTCATACTGTAGCAAGGTGGTcacctgctccggccctgaagggcttgaagtcagccctgggggcagggctgaggctgCGTGAAGGCCGCTGCTAGGGAGAGCAGCAAGCCttggctgattggggaaacagccacagctggggccacaccccaatcagaccGTAGCTGGCCTTATAAAGGCCAAGGAAGCCAGGAGCTGTAGGACTCTTCCTCTAGCtcttgagggagaagggcctggttgCCTGGGAGCTGACAAAGGTACCtcaagtgcagcagggctggggaaaggctagaggagctggggagctccaccCTGgagaacccccaggctgcaggcctcgataaagagtagttattaatggttcccaatcctgttggaaaggtataacaagtggggttccgcaagggtctgttttgggaccggctctgttcaatatcttcatcaacgacttagatattggcatagaaagtacgcttattaagtttgcagatgatgccaaactgggagggattgcaattgttttggaggacagggtcataattcaaaatgatctggacaaattggagaaatggtctgaggtaaacaggatgaagtttaacaaagacaaatgcaaagtgctccacttaggaaggaacaatcagtttcacacatacagaatgggaagagactgtctaggaaggagtacggcagaaagggatttaGGGGTTAAAGAGTAGACCACAAGTGTgctactgttgcaaaaaaagcaaacatgattctgggatgcattaagcaagacacaagaagtcattcttccactctactctgcgctgctaaggcctcaactggagtattgtgtccagttctgggcactgcatttcaagaaagatgtggagaaattggagaggatccagagaagagcaacaagaatgataaaaggtcttgagaacatgacctatgaaggaaggctgaaagaattgggtttgtttagtttggaagagagaagactgagagggacatgatagcagttttcaggtatctaaaagcaTGTcataaggagaagggagaaaacttgttcaccttagcctctaaagATAGagcaagaaacaatgggcttaaactgcagcaagggaggtttaggttggacataaggaaaaagttcctaactgtcagggtagttaaacactggaataaattgcctagggaggttatggaatctccatgtctggagatatttaagagtaggttagataaatgtctatcagggatggtctagacagtatttggtcctgccatgagggcaggggactggacttgatatctcaaggtcccttccagtcctagaatctatgaataaaggCCAGAACaggtactggggctacagaggggtagcctggggtaggcaaaggcagcaggtccaaccccccctttgccagtgatgaatgcCATGTACACTGCAGTCCGCCCTAGTGAGCAGgagctagatggtgactggcagtagccatatactgaggcaaggtggaggtagggggttggggattcccctgggaggggagactcaGACTGtgagggtccaggagggacacgggggccagtgaCGGGCAAGACACCAGCCAACAGAGGGCGCTCTAGGCTggcgagctaattccctggacgtcCAGCAGGCGGTGCCACGTGAGTGAGTCGATGCTTCGCCACAATACAAAATGTTCAATTTATATAGAATTCTGATAGTGTTAAAATCAATTGTGTTTAAAAAGTAGATAATTTAGGAATTTGATTTACAATTTGAAATCCCATCTCCTGTTTAAAATCTTAGTTCAGACAGTTGCGTAACAGGAGCAGCAATGTTTTGTTTACTAAAGAGCAGCAAGGTCTGGTTAGCTAGTATCTATTTTCTATTCTCAGTGCTGCTAAATTAAACTGCTTTCAAGAGGTCTTTCTAAAGGCTAAGTAGATTAAACTCAACATCCTGATTTCATAATCTCAAAAGGTCAGTGCATAAATGTAAAGATCATTCTATATTCTTAAAGCAATTGCACTCAAAATGCAGAAATAAGTTATTCATCTACATACGTGTTTAATAATGCATAATATGTACTTAAAACCTTTGGGGAGAGACTCTCTCTGATAACAGACCATCTAAAATATTTATGGAAGTTTGAAATCAATATTGTTCTAGACCCAAAATTCAATCTAATGCAAAGTTAGTctgctggagaaaaaaaatcttctacTGTCATTAAGAAGTTAATCAACTAGCCAGGATCTACATAATAGGTATGTGCTATCTCTGCCTCACTAATTTGTTACACATTAATCCTAGGGTTGTACTAAAATGGGTGAATAAACTTTTAGCACGATACAACATTAAGGCAATATTGGTACTTTTGACAGCTATTTTTTGTATGATTTCAGTTCCATTACAAAGTCCTGAAGTCACTATGCTGTTGATTTATTTTACCTTGCATCAGGTATGGGTTTGGATGATTTTCTGCCTTTAATTTTGAATTCATGAGATGTTCCCTCCGGTTCTTTCTCCGCCTTTAAAGCAGCATTTGGTGGCATAGGAGGAACACGAATTCTCAAGCCAAACAAATGCTTCTTTTTCTTTATCTCTTTTCCAGACATAAACCTAAGTGattaagaattaaaattcagACACTGGAGAAAGCCGAAAGTGTCTTAAAAGTACACAAACTAAAAAGTTAGCAAACTAGAATCCTCTTTCTAATGCTAGTTTTATGTATCCTATTTTGttctcccctctccaccccaatTTGTAATGCTAAGATGGGGGGGAAAAGATGGAAGTTAAATCAAGTTTTGCTGGTGATCTGACTTCCAAAGCTATCTCAATCACCACAAAATATTCAACATAGAAAGAATTTAGTCTATCTAGTAAAAATGCCACCTGCAGCCACCAATAGTTATTCTGGGTAAAGTTCCTAGGatgactggggtgggggaatctACATTAAAGTAAGATGTGAAAAGAGCACTTGAAATGAATAATAATACCTCATCAACTTACATGGTCTTGTAATCATTTAATGCTTCCAGTACATGCTCATATCTTTCAGATTTTGGAGTGTCTGCCAGCTGTAAAGTATTAAGAAGTGATTTAACTTACTAGAATTTTCAGTAATAAAGGTCCAATGACCTAGATCAGAGCTCTGCTTGTTTAAAGACTACTGGTTTGTGATCATAGTATGTCTTGAAGGTATAATTTATGGTGAAAGTTGCCTTACCCCAAGCATGGGCTATTATATTTAGTACCCAATGTATTCCATGAGTCTAGGCTGTGCGATTTTCTGCAGAATCCATCCTTGCCagagaatctaagctttcattttaaaagaaaattgtttctTGTAGctcttacaattttttttagaaaacctCAACCAAAAACTTATAAATACAATAGAAATATAGACTATAAATTGATGCAGTGTTGTCTTCATGAGCCTGCAGATATCTTGGAACAAGAACTCTGTGGTGTTAAATATTCCACTGAGATGAATGGGTTAACCCTGAAAGTACAAGACAGTTTATATATCAATATTGTTAACTATttaaattgatcataattttagCAGACATATCCTGCTAAGGGGACTAATTATTATTTAATCTAAGGTTGCTTAACACCACTCAGGAAGTGTAATAGAGCCTTAAAGTGGAGATAAAATATTTACTCCCCAACTTTAAAACTTCCTTTCATTATCAGAAATGTGTAAATAGGGTTTAGTGTAAATCAGAATTAGGCTCAAAGTATTTACCCCACAATCCTAAACTTCCTCTTATGATGCCACAAGTCCCAAATAGTTTCTTCCCAGCTACTGAAACCTGCTTCTTTCCCTCTTAAAGCTTATAGAATGCATTCATGAGTTGCCAATACAAAAACCTACTTAACCCTAAGAACTGAAGATATGGGGACAACATAAAATAAATGTAACtcactatttaaataaataacagGCTCCACAGTACTGACTACTACTCATTTTCATAtttaacataattttttttaaatttcaaggaAGCTACCAAAGAACTTACACATACATTCTATTCTGGTTCCCCAGAAGTTACATCCACCTTGCTGTGAAGTATGTGGACCTTTGATTATATAGTCAGGGCCAATAATTTATCACAATTCATGATTAGGACAAATACCACGTAACTTAGGGCTGACTGATTATTTACAACTTGCAACAAAGTACAAACTCATACCACTAAAGAACACAAAAAAGTGAGgaataataaatttaaaaaaaaaaaagaagaggaaaagaaatCAAGGAGAAAAGCCaaaggtaatttttttaaaaaatcctttccaATTCCCCACATCTGCAAAACTTGTGGCAGAGGGGCAAGGTACCACATTTAACACTTAATTTTTATTAGTATTAAAAAAGCCCACAAAAGTGACCCACCACTGTGCAAGATAAAAGTGCTACCGGAACTCATATCAGAGATAATTTACTAAAAACAGGGGTAGGGAAAGCGTACAGACTAATTTAGCCAAAGAATGTTAGTGAAAAAATTGACTTTACACAAACTAGCTTTTGGGTATATGTACACACATATACATCCCATGTATTTAGAGTCTCTGGAATTCTGGAGCCAACAGCAGATTTTGCAACTGTGCAGGACCTGAGCTACAGAATCAATATAGAATTGTTACAGAAGTTCTTTCACTCTAAAAACAATGACACTGAAATGTTAGTTTTAGGAGCCCTAGTTCCAGTCCACCACCTTTCTCCTATTTTACATAAGGGTCAAGAAAATTAGCCTCTTATTAATTAAAAAATGCAATGGTCtgaaggaaaattaaaaaaaaaagttatttctaaACACCATGGACTCCTCAGCAATGCAAGGAGAGATCTAGGAAACATTTATACAATATAAATTCCTGATAAATCACTGCTTTGCAAAAACCCAAGATTTACCAGCAATATCAAAATACAGAGTTGACTAGCATACAATTTTTCactattttttcctttctcccttaGTGGAAGAGAGGCACGGAGGTTACAATATTTATGCCCAAATCTTGAAGATTCCCCCCACTCCACTTTTCCTCTACTGTACAACACTATCTATACTCTCCTAGTTCATTACAGAATTTGGCCTTCTGGTTGAAAAGGAAGCAGCCTCCTCTGGAAGTTTACAAACGCTGCTGCTTAACCAGCTGGAAGCGCCACTCAGACAGGAGTGAATTTTCCTGCTTTATAGCCTGTTTTCATTCTCTCTATGCAATAGTGGTTTTAGCAACAAGTTTTGTTTATATCTGAGGATAGTTATAAATAAAAGAAGGTTTACTTCTGCAGCATTTCTGGCCTAACAGTAAGAAACCAGAAATTAAAAACAGATATCTAGTCCACTTGTCATGCAATGTATTAAAAGGTCATGGTCCTGCCTGGaatattcagtttttaaaaaaaaacttattgaAATGCCATGAAAAGTGAGTACTCACCACATTCTCTACTATTCTGCTACTGTATTTCATTATAGATTAACACATTTTTACTTTTGGTAAAATAAGTTATACTTGTAAATAGACTCAGAAAAAAGAAGCATAGAACACATTGacctgttctttattatttatataaaatgCTCAACATGATCAATCATTTGTAGGAATTCTCAACTTCAGAATTAGCAAACATGCTATACATCAGATTCTAATTAATCCAGATACCTCTATCACAATAATTCTGTTTAATTACTGCTATTTAAGATGGGTCATAATTAGACTCAAAAGTATCCACACCCAAAAGTTTTTGAACATAGTTACTTGAGTGTGTTTTTCCAGAATTTAGGAATCGTGACAAATACCAGGTGTTTGAGATCTAAAAACCTGAATTTTGTGTCTCATGTTTACTTTGGCTTAGGCAAAAAGGACCACACAGATATATTAACTTATTAAACAAAAGTACATCAAATTAGGGCATAATCAGGATATAAAAAGTGTTAAGTCAATTGAATACAGTATCTGTATTCAGAGCCGTCGCGTCCATAGGATGGACCGGGGGAACCACCCTGGACCCCATGCTTTGAGGGTTAGCACGCTTCAGGGGGAAACGGAGTCCAGGGCAGCCTGAGGGGGTTAGTgggggcctggcactggcagcagtgagcgaCCCAGCCCCAGACTGCCCTGCATtgctcggggaggggggcagaagccAGAAAggggtggaggcttgggggaaggggtggaatgggggcagagcaggggcagaagcttggaggaagggtggagtgagggtggggcttggggctgagggggaggagggttgtCCTGGGCCCCACACACCCCTAGGAACAGCCCTGTCTGTATTTAAAGAATTCAAAACCTTCTGAAATGATTCTCttataagaaaaaaaagttactttgCATGCTTTTTGTCAACACTAGCTTAGCTATTAATTATGTCT
Above is a genomic segment from Mauremys reevesii isolate NIE-2019 linkage group 8, ASM1616193v1, whole genome shotgun sequence containing:
- the MTF2 gene encoding metal-response element-binding transcription factor 2 isoform X3, translated to MVCTICQEEYSEAPNEMVICDKCGQGYHQLCHTPNIDSSVIDSDDKWLCRQCVFATTTKRGGALKKGPNAKALQVMKQTLPYNVADLEWDAGHKTNIQQCYCYCGGPGDWYLKMLQCCKCNQWFHEACVQCLQKPMLFGDRFYTFICSVCSSGPEYLKRLPLRWVDIAHLCLYNLSVIHKKKYFDSELELMTYINENWDRLHPGELADTPKSERYEHVLEALNDYKTMFMSGKEIKKKKHLFGLRIRVPPMPPNAALKAEKEPEGTSHEFKIKGRKSSKPIPDAREISNGIEKQGKKKSVGRPPGPYTRKMIQKISEPPSLDKEPVPVPENPALDLPCSVGRSDGTAHSSNTSDVESTGAASTKETTSSSISRHYSSLSDSRKRTRTGRTWPAAIPHLRRRGRFPRKALQPQNSEIVKDDDSKEDYQYDELNTEILNNLADQELQLNHLKNSITSYFGAAGRIACGEKYRVLARRVTLDGKVQYLVEWEGATAS